A genomic segment from Aspergillus chevalieri M1 DNA, chromosome 7, nearly complete sequence encodes:
- a CDS encoding putative MFS monocarboxylate transporter (COG:G;~EggNog:ENOG410PJIM;~InterPro:IPR011701,IPR036259;~PFAM:PF07690;~TransMembrane:12 (i96-114o134-154i161-180o186-209i221-241o253-273i294-318o324-349i361-381o387-409i421-441o453-476i);~go_function: GO:0022857 - transmembrane transporter activity [Evidence IEA];~go_process: GO:0055085 - transmembrane transport [Evidence IEA]): MASSSQENTPNSCQNANDEKPSTDDQYVDAIDSPRDEESAIDYNPNNPDITESKDLTKTRTNGSHIGTLTARTLSLVRTRESGKDIGPPPDGGFQAWLQVGLAHMVIFNTWGYINSFGVFQTYYVEMLGHPPSDISWVGSIQIFLLFFVGTFAGRATDAGYFKLTLAVGAVLELFSIFMTSLCTKYWQLFLAQGLGQGLGCGLMFCPTVALMPTYFTKNRAIAIGISASGSATGGLVFPAVVMRLLPRVGYGWTMRTLGFISLATLSPSVFFLRQRLPPRKSGPLVEWGAFKELPYLLFAIGMFLNFWGLYVGFFYIGSFGRDIIGVSQTVSIDLLLVMNGVGLLGRLIPNLMADKYTGPLNMLIPFSLATGVVAYGWSGVKSLSGLYAFAVFYGLSAAGIQSLFPATLSTLTTDLKKTGVRMGMVLSVVGVAALIGSPIAGALVQEGDGEYLYAQMFMGSAIVAGSMTLVTARIAKLGWTWNRV; this comes from the coding sequence ATGGCTTCCTCTTCGCAGGAGAATACCCCAAATAGCTGTCAGAATGCCAATGACGAGAAACCTTCCACCGACGACCAATATGTCGATGCGATTGACTCTCCCAGAGACGAGGAATCAGCAATAGATTACAATCCCAACAATCCAGACATTACCGAATCCAAAGACCTCACCAAAACACGCACCAACGGCAGCCATATCGGCACCCTAACCGCAAGAACCCTCTCGCTCGTCCGGACAAGAGAATCCGGCAAAGACATCGGTCCTCCTCCTGATGGTGGCTTCCAAGCATGGCTGCAAGTAGGCCTGGCGCATATGGTCATCTTCAATACCTGGGGCTACATCAACAGTTTTGGTGTGTTCCAGACATACTATGTTGAGATGCTTGGTCATCCGCCGTCCGATATCTCCTGGGTTGGAAGTATACAGATCTTcctgcttttctttgtcGGGACCTTTGCTGGTCGTGCGACGGATGCCGGCTACTTCAAGCTCACCTTGGCGGTAGGGGCTGTGCTGGAGTTGTTCAGTATCTTCATGACTTCTCTATGCACCAAGTATTGGCAGCTATTCCTAGCGCAGGGTCTTGGCCAGGGTCTCGGCTGCGGACTCATGTTCTGTCCCACTGTCGCTCTGATGCCAACATACTTTACCAAGAATCGGGCCATTGCTATTGGTATCTCCGCATCTGGGTCAGCAACAGGGGGCCTCGTCTTCCCCGCAGTGGTCATGCGACTCTTACCCCGGGTGGGTTACGGATGGACCATGCGGACACTGGGATTCATTTCCCTCGCCACACTAAGCCCGAGTGTGTTCTTCCTGCGCCAGCGTCTGCCACCTCGTAAGAGCGGCCCGCTGGTCGAATGGGGAGCGTTCAAGGAACTACCATACCTCCTCTTCGCCATCGGCATGTTCCTCAACTTTTGGGGCCTGTATGTCGGATTCTTCTACATTGGCAGCTTTGGCCGCGACATCATCGGCGTCTCCCAGACTGTATCTATCGATCTCCTCCTGGTCATGAACGGCGTCGGACTTCTGGGTCGCCTGATTCCCAATCTCATGGCTGACAAGTACACCGGCCCACTGAACATGTTGATCCCGTTCAGTCTAGCGACTGGTGTCGTTGCGTACGGCTGGAGCGGCGTGAAAAGTCTAAGCGGACTATACGCCTTTGCTGTCTTCTATGGTCTGTCTGCAGCCGGTATCCAGTCACTGTTCCCGGCGACGCTGAGCACGCTGACGACGGATCTGAAGAAGACTGGGGTACGGATGGGAATGGTGCTTAGTGTTGTCGGTGTTGCGGCGCTGATTGGATCGCCTATTGCCGGTGCATTGGTTCAGGAAGGCGATGGTGAGTATCTGTATGCGCAGATGTTCATGGGGAGTGCTATTGTCGCTGGATCGATGACTTTGGTCACGGCGAGGATAGCCAAGTTGGGATGGACCTGGAATCGGGTATAA
- a CDS encoding GMC family oxidoreductase (CAZy:AA3;~COG:E;~EggNog:ENOG410Q22J;~InterPro:IPR012132,IPR036188,IPR027424,IPR000172, IPR007867;~PFAM:PF00732,PF05199;~SECRETED:SignalP(1-15);~go_function: GO:0016614 - oxidoreductase activity, acting on CH-OH group of donors [Evidence IEA];~go_function: GO:0050660 - flavin adenine dinucleotide binding [Evidence IEA];~go_process: GO:0055114 - oxidation-reduction process [Evidence IEA]), producing MKPLLWSLFLSVATALPKFPREHLGVEPQLLTDPTVLANTTVDYIIAGGGLTGLTIAARLTEDPNIKVLVIESGYFESNRGPIIEDLNRYGEIFGTEVDHAFETVQLAVNNRTEIIRSGNGLGGSTLINGGTWTRPHKVQVDSWETVFGNQGWNWDDLLPYMLKIEKARPPNQRQIEAGHYFNPQCHGFNGSVHAGPRDTGEPYSPIMRALMDTVSAEGVPVRKDLCCGDPHGVSMFLNTLYPSQIRADAAREYLVPNYYRPNFQVLTGQRVGKVLLDKTVPGSPKAIGVEFGTHRTRKYEAYARREVLLAAGSTISPTILEYSGIGMKSVLDSVGIEQVVELPVGVNLQDQTTVHVESRITPAGAGQGQAAYFATFNETFGDFAPQAHELLNTKLDQWAEEVVARGGFNNATALRIQYENYRNWLVNDNVAFSELFLDTAGKISFDVWDLIPFTRGYVHIADKDPYLRRLYNNPQYLLNELDVLGEAAASKLARELSSKGAMAQYYAGETVPGFDHLPADASLRDWAKYVKDRFRPNYHAVSTCAMMSKELGGVVDSAARVYDVERLRVVDGSIPPTQVSSHVMTVFYGMAEKIAEAILQDYHARK from the coding sequence ATGAAGCCACTCCTCTGGTCTTTGTTCCTCTCCGTTGCGACAGCACTGCCCAAGTTCCCTCGTGAGCATCTTGGCGTTGAACCTCAACTGCTCACCGACCCAACCGTGCTTGCCAACACCACTGTCGATTACATCATTGCTGGTGGTGGCCTGACCGGCCTGACCATTGCCGCACGCCTGACCGAGGACCCTAACATCAAGGTCTTGGTCATCGAGAGCGGCTACTTCGAATCAAACCGCGGTCCCATAATCGAAGACCTCAACAGATACGGTGAAATCTTCGGGACTGAAGTCGACCATGCATTCGAGACTGTCCAACTTGCCGTCAACAACCGTACCGAGATAATTCGCTCCGGTAATGGCCTCGGAGGTTCCACCCTTATCAACGGTGGTACCTGGACTCGACCTCACAAGGTCCAAGTCGACAGCTGGGAGACGGTCTTTGGCAACCAAGGCTGGAACTGGGATGATCTTCTCCCGTATATGCTCAAGATCGAGAAAGCCCGTCCCCCAAACCAGAGACAGATTGAGGCTGGTCATTACTTCAACCCACAGTGCCACGGGTTCAACGGTAGCGTTCATGCTGGACCCCGTGATACCGGCGAACCTTACTCTCCTATCATGAGGGCTCTCATGGATACTGTCAGCGCGGAGGGCGTCCCTGTTAGGAAGGACTTGTGCTGCGGTGATCCTCACGGAGTTTCCATGTTCCTCAATACGTTGTACCCAAGCCAAATCCGTGCCGATGCTGCGCGCGAGTATCTGGTCCCCAACTACTATCGGCCCAACTTCCAAGTTTTGACCGGCCAAAGGGTTGGTAAAGTGTTGCTGGACAAGACCGTTCCCGGTTCTCCCAAGGCAATTGGTGTTGAGTTTGGAACGCACAGGACTCGCAAGTATGAGGCTTATGCTCGCCGGGAAGTTTTGCTGGCGGCTGGATCGACCATTTCCCCCACAATTCTCGAGTACTCGGGCATTGGTATGAAGTCTGTTCTCGACTCGGTTGGCATTGAGCAGGTAGTGGAGCTGCCTGTTGGTGTTAACCTTCAGGACCAAACCACCGTCCATGTAGAGTCCAGAATCACCCCAGCTGGTGCCGGTCAGGGTCAGGCTGCGTACTTTGCCACGTTCAACGAGACATTCGGCGACTTTGCTCCCCAGGCACACGAACTGCTCAACACAAAGCTGGACCAATGGGCCGAAGAGGTCGTGGCCCGAGGCGGCTTCAACAATGCGACGGCGCTGAGGATCCAGTACGAAAACTACCGCAACTGGCTGGTTAACGATAACGTGGCCTTTTCCGAGCTCTTCCTCGACACGGCTGGCAAAATTAGCTTTGATGTGTGGGACTTGATCCCCTTCACTCGCGGCTATGTTCACATTGCGGACAAGGATCCCTACCTCCGCCGCCTGTACAACAACCCTCAGTACCTCCTAAACGAGCTCGACGTGCTAGGTGAGGCCGCTGCTTCCAAGCTCGCCCGTGAGCTCTCCAGCAAGGGAGCCATGGCGCAGTACTACGCCGGCGAAACCGTACCCgggtttgaccatttgccaGCGGATGCGAGCTTGCGGGACTGGGCGAAGTACGTCAAGGACAGATTCCGGCCCAACTACCACGCCGTGAGTACATGTGCCATGATGTCCAAGGAGCTTGGAGGTGTTGTAGACTCGGCGGCACGTGTGTATGATGTTGAGAGATTGCGAGTGGTAGATGGCTCTATTCCCCCGACGCAGGTGTCGTCGCACGTGATGACTGTGTTTTATGGTATGGCTGAGAAGATCGCCGAGGCGATTTTACAGGATTATCATGCGCGCAAGTAA
- a CDS encoding uncharacterized protein (COG:G;~EggNog:ENOG410PGRF;~InterPro:IPR015943,IPR019405,IPR011048;~PFAM:PF10282;~SECRETED:SignalP(1-19);~go_function: GO:0005515 - protein binding [Evidence IEA]) yields MKSSWFTAALCAFPAMAMASRLYAASYAGIVSTLSLAPASNGTGNLSVIAESTGCGPSPSWLMLDGHHDILYCLDEGLNVPNGSIASFHTNANGSLTPIKHIETISGPVMSVLYSASGVPGRKFIAVAHYDGSAVTTYSVDPITGDFNRFQTFNFHMGSPGPNAERQDAPHPHGAYLDPTGRFVLVPDLGADFVRIFKINQHTGQLKEVSPLVTKPGLGPRHLAFWTPKNASRAQVANGEVEVYCYLVSELMNSLTGYKVAYSESGSMEFTSVSEESTFGGQKPGPDGSKASEIAISPTNNHVIISNRLDSTFGPKNDSFAIFSIANASGTAFRKPSFLSLEPAYGINPRQFEISPGKQQHLVAVALQDGEEVVVTTWDEKEGRTGALYAKKAMKGQIPAVVWDH; encoded by the exons ATGAAGTCTTCTTGGTTCACAGCCGCGCTCTGCGCATTCCCCGCTATGGCCATGGCTTCCCGTCTATACGCCGCCTCATACGCCGGGATTGTTTCCACGCTTTCCCTGGCGCCTGCTAGCAATGGTACTGGCAATCTGTCTGTCATTGCAGAGTCCACTGGTTGCGGTCCCAGTCCTTCGTGGCTGATGCTGGACGGTCACCATGACATCCTGTACTGTTTGGACGAAGGCCTCAATGTCCCCAATGGCAGCATCGCCTCGTTCCATACCAACGCCAATGGTTCTCTTACTCCGATCAAACATATCGAGACCATTAGCGGTCCGGTCATGTCGGTGCTGTATTCTGCATCTGGGGTCCCTGGCCGCAAGTTCATTGCTGTTGCTCATTA CGACGGCTCCGCCGTGACTACCTACTCCGTCGACCCCATCACTGGCGACTTCAACCGCTTCCAGACCTTCAACTTCCACATGGGCAGCCCCGGTCCCAACGCTGAACGCCAGGACGCACCGCACCCTCACGGCGCCTATCTCGACCCTACAGGCCGCTTCGTCCTCGTCCCAGACctgggtgctgattttgtCCGCATCTTCAAAATCAACCAGCACACCGGCCAGTTGAAGGAGGTCTCGCCGTTGGTCACCAAGCCGGGGTTGGGACCGCGCCATCTGGCATTCTGGACGCCTAAGAATGCGTCGCGGGCGCAGGTTGCGAATGGCGAGGTCGAGGTGTACTGTTACCTTGTGTCGGAGTTGATGAACTCGTTGACTGGGTATAAGGTAGCCTACTCCGAGTCTGGGAGCATGGAGTTCACCAGTGTGTCCGAGGAGAGTACCTTTGGCGGACAGAAGCCTGGTCCGGATGGATCCAAGGCATCGGAAATTGCCATCTCG CCCACGAACAACCACGTCATCATCTCTAACCGCCTCGACTCAACGTTCGGCCCTAAGAACGACTCCTTCGCCATCTTCTCCATCGCCAACGCGTCCGGCACCGCGTTCAGAAAACCCTCCTTCCTAAGCCTCGAGCCCGCGTACGGTATTAACCCGCGCCAGTTCGAGATTTCTCCTGGCAAGCAGCAGCATCTCGTGGCTGTTGCATTGCAGGATGGAGAGGAGGTGGTTGTTACGACGTgggatgagaaggagggTAGGACGGGGGCGTTGTATGCGAAGAAGGCGATGAAGGGGCAGATTCCAGCTGTTGTTTGGGATCATTAA
- the orlA gene encoding putative alpha,alpha-trehalose-phosphate synthase subunit Tps2 (CAZy:GT20;~COG:G;~EggNog:ENOG410PI8E;~InterPro:IPR001830,IPR003337,IPR006379,IPR036412, IPR023214;~PFAM:PF00982,PF02358;~go_function: GO:0003824 - catalytic activity [Evidence IEA];~go_process: GO:0005992 - trehalose biosynthetic process [Evidence IEA]) — MSEHETPRVPDGQPNPVMVGPGMKTLGDDAYTKASTVTPSLNVDKKHPVASDAPSYFSDNPGTRTAPPPDGDSDVTTPATPEQAAKNAKSGRELLRRLSLVGGTPQTIPEPDPREQHPGLRLSGRIISAAFCIPYKLYFQSGSDWELKTRRGTSALFDSFAYLGSDSTKWSHTLVGWTGEIEPIENEKSPLQHIPINVGAKPQGLSGATTGPVPLPVNKAAAPVPVDASQKQPAHPLLEGIRVTKKDRDRLDAQLSCCRYGRIAPVWLTDETEDQEPEDTLLLEDQGRWRRYAERELYPLLHYKQHGPTDGRCERSWWADYVRMNRLFADRILEEYQEGDIVWIHDYHLFLLPIMLRQRIPNLFIGFFLHAPFPSSEFLRCLAKRKEVLTGVLGANMLGFQTFSYSRHFSSCCTRILGFDSNSAGVDAYGAHVAVDVFPIGIDAKAIQDAAFGAPEIEKAVAGLRRLYAGKKIIVGRDRLDSVRGVSQKLQAFELFLERYPEWRDKVVLIQVTSPTSVEEEKEDPENKIASQVSTLVASIHGRFGSLSSSPIQYYPQYLTPHEYFALLRVADVGLITTVRDGMNTTGLEYVICQQENHGPLILSEFSGTAGTLSNAIHINPWDLAGVAGAINQALTMSPEEKKEQHTKLYRHVTTNTVGSWSKQYLNRLLTNLSSFDQSESTPALDRAKLLRQYRRARKRLFMFDYDGTLTPIVKDPQAAIPSDRVLRTIKSLAADPRNAVWIISGRDQAFLDEWMGHIPELGLSAEHGCFIRKPRSDDWENLAEKTNMGWQKEVMEVFQHYAERTQGSFIERKRVALTWHYRRADPEYGAFQARECRKELEETVMKRWDVEVMAGKANLEVRPTFVNKGFIATRLVNEYGTMPGKAPEFILCLGDDFTDEDMFRALQKFDLPSSHVYSVTVGASSKQTEASWHLLEPADVIGTIGMLNNSSSNQEY, encoded by the exons ATGTCCGAGCACGAGACCCCCCGCGTCCCCGATGGCCAGCCCAATCCGGTCATGGTCGGCCCTGGCATGAAGACCTTGGGCGACGACGCCTACACCAAGGCATCCACCGTCACTCCCAGCCTCAACGTCGATAAGAAGCATCCCGTTGCCAGCGACGCTCCTTCCTACTTTTCGGACAACCCCGGTACTCGCACCGCTCCGCCGCCCGATGGTGATAGCGACGTCACCACCCCCGCCACTCCCGAACAGGCTGCAAAGAATGCGAAATCGGGAAGGGAACTGTTGCGCCGGTTGAGTCTAGTGGGAGGTACGCCGCAGACTATCCCGGAGCCAGACCCTCGTGAGCAGCACCCCGGATTACGCCTCTCCGGGCGAATCATCAGTGCCGCCTTCTGTATACCCTACAAGTTGTACTTTCAGTCGGGATCGGATTGG GAACTCAAGACCCGTCGCGGTACGTCGGCGCTGTTTGATTCGTTCGCCTATCTCGGTTCCGATAGCACAAAATGGTCGCATACATTAGTCGGGTGGACAGGCGAAATTGAGCCAATTGAAAACGAAAAATCCCCATTACAGCACATCCCCATCAATGTTGGCGCAAAACCCCAAGGGCTCTCTGGTGCCACCACCGGCCCTGTGCCCTTGCCCGTGAACAAAGCTGCGGCTCCAGTTCCCGTGGATGCCAGTCAAAAGCAACCTGCCCATCCCCTTTTGGAAGGGATAAGGGTCACGAAAAAAGACCGTGATCGCTTGGATGCGCAATTGAGTTGCTGTCGTTACGGTCGAATTGCGCCCGTGTGGCTCACGGATGAAACCGAGGACCAGGAGCCGGAAGATACGTTATTGCTAGAAGACCAAGGTCGATGGAGGCGCTATGCTGAGCGGGAGTTATATCCGCTTTTACACTACAAGCAACATGGTCCTACCGATGGCCGGTGTGAACGTAGTTGGTGGGCGGactatgtccgcatgaatcGACTATTCGCGGACCGCATCCTGGAGGAGTATCAGGAAGGGGACATTGTTTGGATTCATGACTACCACCTGTTCCTGTTACCCATCATGCTGCGCCAACGGATCCCCAATCTCTTTATCGGGTTCTTTTTGCACGCACCATTCCCCAGTAGCGAGTTTCTGCGCTGTCTCGCGAAGCGGAAAGAAGTCTTAACGGGTGTATTGGGTGCCAATATGCTCGGGTTCCAGACGTTCTCCTACTCCCGCCACTTTTCATCTTGCTGTACAAGGATCCTTGGCTTCGATTCGAATTCCGCTGGAGTGGATGCATACGGCGCGCACGTGGCTGTGGACGTGTTTCCTATTGGTATTGATGCCAAAGCGATTCAAGATGCTGCATTTGGCGCCCCAGAGATTGAAAAGGCAGTAGCGGGACTTCGGAGATTGTACGCTGGAAAGAAGATTATTGTTGGCCGTGACCGCTTGGATAGTGTCCGTGGAGTGTCGCAAAAATTGCAGGCTTTCGAATTGTTTTTGGAGCGCTATCCAGAATGGCGCGACAAGGTTGTGCTGATCCAGGTCACCAGCCCGACTAGTGttgaggaagaaaaagaagacccAGAAAACAAGATTGCTAGCCAGGTCTCCACTTTGGTTGCCAGCATCCATGGCCGATTTGGCTCGTTGAGCTCTTCGCCTATCCAATACTACCCACAGTACCTCACCCCGCACGAATATTTTGCTCTGTTGCGAGTGGCCGATGTTGGGTTAATCACGACTGTCCGGGATGGTATGAACACGACCGGTCTGGAATACGTTATCTGTCAACAGGAGAACCATGGACCCTTGATCCTTTCCGAGTTCTCCGGTACTGCTGGTACCCTCTCCAACGCGATTCACATTAACCCCTGGGACCTGGCGGGTGTGGCAGGTGCCATCAACCAGGCATTGACCATGTccccagaggagaagaaggaacagcACACGAAACTTTACAGACATGTGACTACCAACACGGTGGGATCATGGTCCAAACAATATCTCAACCGTCTCCTCACCAACCTCTCTTCCTTTGACCAATCCGAGTCGACTCCGGCACTCGATCGCGCCAAGCTGTTGAGGCAGTATCGCAGAGCCCGGAAGAGGCTGTTTATGTTCGACTACGATGGGACTCTTACACCAATCGTCAAAGATCCACAAGCAGCCATCCCATCAGACCGTGTGCTGCGAACCATCAAGAGTCTTGCGGCTGATCCCCGCAATGCAGTTTGGATCATCAGTGGCCGTGATCAAGCCTTCCTGGATGAGTGGATGGGCCATATCCCAGAACTGGGTCTGAGTGCGGAGCACGGCTGCTTCATCCGAAAACCTCGCTCAGATGACTGGGAGAATCTGGCGGAGAAAACGAACATGGGGTGGCAAAAGGAGGTCATGGAGGTATTCCAGCACTACGCGGAACGGACACAGGGTTCCTTTATCGAACGGAAACGGGTGGCCTTGACCTGGCATTATCGCCGGGCGGATCCTGAATACGGTGCATTCCAGGCTCGAGAGTGTCGGAAAGAGTTGGAGGAAACAGTCATGAAGCGGTGGGATGTAGAAGTGATGGCAGGCAAGGCGAACCTTGAAGTACGGCCGACGTTTGTCAATAAAGGCTTTATTGCCACTCGTTTGGTTAATGAGTATGGCACGATGCCCGGGAAAGCTCCTGAGTTCATCTTGTGTCTAGGTGATGACTTCACCGATGAAG ACATGTTCCGTGCGCTTCAAAAATTCGACCTCCCATCCTCCCATGTTTACTCAGTCACCGTCGGCGCAAGCTCGAAGCAAACCGAGGCCAGCTGGCATCTCCTCGAACCCGCCGATGTGATTGGGACAATCGGGATGCTGAACAACAGCTCGAGTAATCAGGAGTATTAG
- a CDS encoding uncharacterized protein (COG:L;~EggNog:ENOG410PX2Q;~InterPro:IPR043519), which translates to MRLVGRLPGLRPHRLPTLFSFGTTSSCQLHGSTTHFHPRDENATEVFPESLQKTLEAHRASNRASLFRVVNTTVPPKNHRPTTQRAIRKPPQKQGEEQKQVTPESTQKPRISRRELDRQIRSRLRSDYEKPPEWVNQQLRWSVSLLQNRPEQWPWLSYHAEAHTSDAMAQLNAEIRALDAYLTPTSDEQNGVDGLVSTVSKLLEDVPHRPQLAGSWRTGVASTHSDLDFVLPIPDIGWSKDDIRKPSSTRPQVLEAYHNLLERVQQTLWQTPTFKDKTFLVYNRIPVLLAIHHPTGIRVRFQCKEGIPSSVEYINDYLAEYPAVRPLYRTTRLILEAQGLFGPHHSSIGTNALLMLLVAFCKMNHGRFQRPRSLGVQLLAFLRMYGIDVDLAANGVAVDPPGWFNAESVRSADMNWSWPEETPAHIRGQRALMNLKRTAGFKGNEPIADHLCIQDPTNYMNDLGRFCTRTRDIQNVWAAAYARLRTASDDWDASGGSVGQSILTHGLRANFEDFERKRHGLADIHGLVS; encoded by the coding sequence ATGCGCCTTGTTGGCCGTCTTCCTGGTCTACGTCCTCATCGCCTCCCCACTCTATTCAGTTTTGGTACAACATCGTCCTGCCAGCTCCATGGCTCTACCACTCACTTCCACCCGCGCGACGAAAATGCCACGGAAGTCTTTCCGGAAAGTCTGCAGAAGACGCTGGAAGCTCATCGTGCCTCCAACCGAGCCAGTCTGTTTCGCGTGGTGAACACCACGGTACCTCCGAAGAACCATCGCCCAACGACACAGAGAGCGATCAGAAAACCACCCCAGAAACAAGGGGAGGAACAAAAACAGGTCACGCCGGAAAGTACTCAAAAACCGAGAATCAGTCGCCGGGAATTAGATAGACAAATCAGGTCTCGGCTCCGATCTGACTACGAAAAACCACCGGAATGGGTGAATCAGCAGTTGCGATGGAGTGTGAGCCTTCTGCAGAACCGACCAGAACAATGGCCATGGCTCAGCTATCATGCTGAGGCTCACACATCCGATGCTATGGCCCAGCTAAATGCTGAAATTCGAGCCTTGGACGCCTATCTGACGCCAACTTCGGATGAACAAAACGGAGTGGATGGACTAGTGAGCACAGTCTCGAAGCTCCTCGAAGACGTCCCTCATAGGCCCCAGTTGGCTGGCTCCTGGCGGACGGGTGTCGCGTCGACTCATTCAGACCTCGACTTCGTCTTGCCAATACCAGATATTGGATGGTCGAAGGACGACATCCGTAAACCCAGTTCCACCAGACCTCAAGTTCTAGAAGCCTATCATAACCTGCTGGAAAGGGTCCAGCAGACCCTATGGCAAACCCCCACGTTCAAAGATAAAACATTCCTGGTATACAACCGCATCCCAGTCCTTTTAGCAATCCACCACCCAACAGGCATACGAGTCCGATTTCAATGCAAAGAGGGCATCCCCTCCTCCGTCGAATACATCAATGACTACCTAGCCGAGTACCCCGCCGTGCGCCCCTTATACAGGACCACCCGTCTCATCCTCGAAGCACAAGGACTCTTCGGCCCCCACCACTCGTCAATAGGCACAAACGCCCTCCTAATGCTCCTCGTCGCCTTCTGCAAAATGAACCACGGCCGCTTCCAACGCCCACGCAGCCTAGGCGTCCAGCTCCTCGCTTTCCTGCGCATGTACGGAATTGACGTAGACCTCGCTGCTAATGGTGTCGCCGTTGACCCACCAGGTTGGTTCAACGCGGAATCCGTCCGGAGCGCAGATATGAATTGGTCGTGGCCTGAGGAGACCCCCGCGCATATTCGGGGCCAGCGCGCGCTTATGAATCTCAAACGGACTGCGGGTTTCAAGGGTAACGAGCCCATCGCGGACCATTTGTGTATTCAGGATCCGACAAATTATATGAATGATTTGGGACGGTTTTGTACCCGGACGAGGGATATACAGAATGTCTGGGCTGCTGCGTATGCACGATTGAGAACAGCATCGGACGATTGGGATGCTTCTGGGGGCTCGGTTGGGCAGAGTATCTTGACTCATGGTCTGCGTGCCAATTTCGAGGATTTCGAGAGGAAGCGTCATGGTCTCGCTGACATTCATGGTCTAGTATCCTGA